The Fibrobacter sp. UWP2 genomic sequence CAGCACGGTGTCGCATTCGATTTCGAAGCTTGCACCTTCGACCTTGACCGGACGCGGACGGCCCTTTTCATCGGGTTCGCCGAGTTCGTACTTGTCGACGAGCATGCCGCGCACGTGGCCGGCTTCGTCGCCAAGGATCTTGGCCGGGTTCTGCAGAACGCAGAATTCGACACCCTCTTCCTGGGCATGGAGAACTTCTTCCTTACGGGCTGGGAGTTCGTTCATGCTGCGGCGGTAAACGATGCGGACCTTTTCGGCACCAAGACGGAGGGCCATACGGGCAGCGTCCATGGCGACGTTACCGCCACCGAGAACCACCACGTTCTTGCCGGGCCACATCGGGGTATCGGCATGTTCCTTGTCGTAGGCGCGCATGAGGTTAGCGCGGGTCAGGTATTCGTTAGCGGCGAACACACCCACCAGGTTTTCACCTTCGATGTTCATGAAGAGCGGGAGGCCAGCACCGGTACCGACGAACACGGCATCGAAACCGTCCTTTTCAATCAGATCCTTGAGCTTGCGGGTACGGCCAATCACAAAGTTGGTCTCGAACTTCACGCCCATGGCAGCGAGGGATTCAATTTCGTTGTCCACAATCTTCTTGGGCAGACGGAATTCAGGAATACCGTAACGGACCACACCACCCAGCTTGTGGAATGCTTCGAAGATGGTCACGTCGTGGCCTTCGCGGCGCACGTCGGCGGCAACCACCAGGCCGGCAGGACCGGAACCGATCACAGCCACCTTCTTGCCAGTAGCGGGCTTCACGGCCGGCACAGAGGCGCCACCGTTGTTGCGTTCGTAGTCGGCAGCAAAGCGTTCCAGACGGCCAATGGCCACAGCCTGGTTCACGTCCTTGTGCATCTTGCCCATGGTGCAGTTCATCTGGCACTGGCGTTCCTGCGGGCAAACACGGCCGCAGATTGCCGGAAGCAAGCTGGTTTCCTTAATCTTTGCGATAGCGGCCTTGAAGTCGCCTTCGGCAATCTTCGCGATGAAGGCCGGAATGTCGATGTGCACCGGACAGCTTTCGACGCAAGGCTGGTTCTTACAAGCGAGGCAGCGGTTAGCTTCAACAATGGCCTGAGCTTCGGTGTAACCCTGGGCGACTTCTTCCATCACGCGGGCACGGTAGCTGGGTTCCAGCTGCGGCATGGGCTGTGCCGGAATGGCAGTCTTGTCCTTGGGCTTGAGCGGCTTCGGAAGGGCATTAATCTTTTCAAGTTCCACCTTGGCGGCGGCGTCCAACTGTTCACGAGTCAAATGTTCAGACATTACTTGCTCTCCTTGGCCTTTGCGTCAGCCATCTTATCAATGTTGCACTTGTGGCCGTCATTGGCACCGAAGCGGTGCAAGGCTTCCTGTTCCTGGGGCTTGAAGGCGCCCATGCGCTGGAGCATGTTGTTCCAGTCGACTTCGTGGCCGTCGAATTCCGGGCCGTCGACGCAGACGAACTTGGTCTTGCCGCCGATAGTCACGCGGCAGCCACCGCACATGCCGGTCCCGTCCACCATGATGCTGTTGAGGCTCACGACGGTCTTCACGCCGTAGGGCTTGGTGGTGAGGGCGCAGAACTTCATCATGATCGGAGGACCGATGGCGAGCACCATGTCGGGCTTGCCCTTCGTGTCTTCGCAGAGTTCCTTCAGCGGTTCGGTCACGAGACCCTTGCGGCCGTAGGAGCCGTCGTCGGTCATGAAAATGATTTCGTCGGCGAGGGCGGTCATTTCTTCCTTCATGAGGAAGAGGCTCTCGTTACGGGCACCCATGATGATGGTGACCTTGTTGCCGGCCTTCTTCATGGCCTGAACGATGGGGTGCATCGGGGCAATGCCCACGCCACCGCACACGCAAACCACGTGGCCAAAATTCTCGATGTGGGTCGGGGAACCGAGCGGGCCCACGAGCACCGGGATATCGTCACCGACTTCGAACTTGGAGAGTTCGGTGGTGGTCTTACCGACGGTCTGGAAAATCAGGGTGATGGAGCCTTCAGTCGTGTCGGCATCGGCGATGGTGAGGGGCACGCGTTCGCCGTTGTCCTTGTTCGTCTGGAGGATGATGAACTGGCCGGCCTTACGCTCTTGGGCGATCAGCGGGGCCTCGACGCGGAATTGGAATACCGCAGGAGATAACTGTTTTTTAAAGAGAATTTTTGCCATAGTGGTCTGTAAAATAGAAAGGTTTGGGGACTCGGGCACCCAAGGTCCGGCAAAAACGAGCCCAAAAAGGTCATTTTTTCAAACTCCGCAAGTAGTCCTTTTGGCTGTCGGTGATGCGATAGCTTTCGACTGCCTTTTGTATTGCCTTGTTATGCGTCCAGAGGGCCAGTTTCTGCTTTTCTATATAGGGAATCGTCGCAGTCCACTGCTTGGCAAGCGCCGTCGCAAAGAACCAAGCGACCATCATCTTTACATAGTAGTCCTCGCCGCGTGCTGCCGCGGGCAATTTGAGGTACTCAGGCTTAAAGTCCGCATCGAGGAAATACTTCATCAGCATTTCGAGGCCAAAGCGGCAAGTGTACACGTCATTGCTCCCAGCCCACTCGCGGATTTTTTTGAGGAGTTCCGGTTTGTGCTTTTTGAAAACCTTCGGGCTCATGATGTCGCATACGGCCCAGTTGTCTACAAAGGGGAGAAAATCGTCAACCGCGGCAACACACGTGTCAAAGTCTTCCATCTCAGAGATCAGAAGCCCGTGCAGCATGTTCTCGTCGTAATACTTGTGCGGAAGCTGGGAGAGAAACTTGGATACCGCGGTCTGCGCGAATTTCGTTGGTTTGTATTGCGAGGACTTTACGAGTTCCTTCGCGAGGGTCCGCACCTGCGGCACGCGCACGCCAATGAAAAGTTCCGCCGGCACCGTCGGCGTGAGTTTCGCCTGGAAGGCGGCGTACTCAACATCACGCAAATCAAAAAGTTTCTTCTGGAATTCCGTCATCGTTTTCCATCCCGCTTTAAATTTCAATCGTCTCCTCGTCGCTTTTAATGAAGGCAACGAGGCGTTCTATGGCGTGGTCAAAGTCCACAGCCAAGGAACATTCCCAGACAGTCGCCACGCGGTAGCCCAAAAGCGAAAGTTTCCAGGCGGTCTTTACGTCACGCACAATGTTGTTGTCGAACTTGTTATTCCAAAAACTGGAATTACTCTTGGGGCGCGAGGTGAACTTGCAGCCGTGCTGGTGCCAAAAACAGCCATTGACGAACACGACCACACCATATTTCAAAATGAACAGGTCGGGAGTGCCCGGCAAGTCACGGCGGTGCAAGCGGTAGCGGAACCCTTCCTTGAAAAGTTCTCTACGCACACGCACTTCGGGCTTCGTATTTTCGGAATGTACCGCCTGCATCATTTGCGAGCGGGTCAACGGAGCTCGCTTTTTCTTCATCAATAGAAAACCTTCACAATGAGCGTCCCCACGATGGTCGAAACGACAACCGAAATGAGGCCCGGCATCATGAAACTATGGTTCAACAGGTACTTGCCAATGACGGTCGTGCCCGAACGGTCGAAGTTCACCGTCGCTATATCGGACGGGTAGTTCGGGATAAAGAAGTAGCCGTAGACGCTCGGCAAGATTCCGAGAAGCACCGGCCCCTCGATGCCGAGCTTGTAGGCAAGCGGGAGCATGGCGACCACGACCGCACCTTGCGAGTTGATGAGCACACTCACCGCAAAAAAGGCGAACGCCATCGCCCACGGGTAATGTTCCACGACGCCCTTGAGGCCGCCCTGCATCACGTCCATGTAGTTCGTAAAGTAGGTGTCGGCGAGCCATGCGATGCCGTAAATGGCAATGACCGCTACCATGCCGCTCTGCCACACGGCGCCGGCCACGGCCTTCTTGGGGTTCGCCTTGCAAAAGACGATCATGAGGCCCGCCGCAGAAATCATTATTATCTGGATGATGATGTTCATGGCCAAGGGTTTCATCTGGGCGACTCCGTCGACTACCTTCCCCGTCGGGATCAGCGGGCGGATGTCGTGACCGAGAATTTGGCAAATGGAGAACAGCACGATGATGGCGAGCGCCCCAAGGAAAATGAACACCGCCGCCTTTGCGGACTTCGGGACTTCCTTGTCGAGCACGGAAACGGTGTTCCCGTACATGTAGTTCTTTGTTTCGGGATCGGCGAGGCGCGCTTGGAATGCAGGATCCTTGTCGAGGTCGAGCCCGCGCTTATACGAGGCCGCAGCCGCAGCCATGAGCCCGCAAAGGCACGCCGGGATGGTGATGGCGATGACCTGCAGGTTGTTCACGCCAAAACCGTTCGCGTTCGAGATGATGACGAACGAAGCGACCGCCGCCGCAATCGGGGAGCACGTGATGCCCACCTGCGATGCGATGGAAGCGACGCCGCATGGGCGCTCGGGACGGATGCCCTTTTTAAGGGAGATGTCGCAGATGATAGGCATGAGGGTATAGACCACATGGCCCGTACCCACGAGTACCGTGAGGAAGAACGTGCAAAGTGGGGCGAGGAACGTAATGTGGTTCGGGTGCTTGCGCAAAAGCCGCTCGGCCAGCTGAATCAGCCAATCCATGCCGCCCGACGCCTGCATCACGCCTGCGCACGTGACCGCCGCGATGATGATGTAGATAACATCGGAAGGCGGCTTCCCCGGCGTCATGCCAACGCAGAGTACCAAAATGGCAAGGCCGATTCCCGAGATGGCACCCAAGGCGAGACTTCCGTAACGGGAGCCTACGTAAAGAGCCAAAAGGACCACCAGAAGTTCCAAAATCATCGCGATTGTCATGCATTACCTCTCAATTTCTTGTAAAGATATACTCGAAAAAGCGAAAAGGGGAACAAATTTTCTTAATATATTGATATAAACGAACGGAGTTTCCCTATGAAAATGACTTTTATTGCCGTGAGCGCGCTCGCGGGACTGCTCGCCGCCTGCAGTTCGAATACCGAGAACAAGGCCGAAAGCGCGGCACAGATTGAAAGCGCCACACCCGCCGCGAAGGCCGAAAATGCGACACAAATCACCGACACTAAGATTGTCACATTGAGCGACGCTTCGACCTTCACCTGGATCAAGGACAACGAAGGCACCAAGCTGAACCCGCGCACGCTCTTTAGCGACGCGAGCGATTCGCTGTACGCAAGCATCGGCATGCCCGACGGCATCCCGGCGACGGTGAGCACGTTCCTCGCCAAAATCGACGGCGAGCACATTCTGTTCGACGCAGGCCTCGGCGATTTTGGCGGGCAGCTCGCGCGGCACCTGGGCGAACTCGGCGTGAACCCCGACGACATCAAGCTCATTTACCTCACGCACCTGCACATGGACCACATTTCAGGACTTGTCAAAAAGACGGACGCCGGCATGGAGCGAGTATTCAAGAACGCCGCAGTATATTTGAGCCAAGTGGAGCATGACGCCTGGATGAACGACATCGAAAAGAACGACATGCAGAAGGCGATTCTCGGCGTCTACGCCGACAGCCTGCACTTGTTCGCGTTCGGCGACAGCCTCCCCCACAAGGTGCTTACAATTGACGCCGTGGGCCACACGCCTGGGCATACCGCCTTCCGTTACGGCGAGATGCTAATCATCGGCGACCTGATGCACGGTTTCGCCCTGCAAATAAACCACCCCGAAATCAATTCGAACTACGACATGGATAAGGCCAAATCCATCGAAAGCCGCAAGCGCATTCTTGATTACGCCAAACAGAACAACCTCACTATGGCAGGGATGCATTTGCCGGAACCCGGCTTCGCCAAGTAAAGCACTTCAACGCGTCGGTATGACGCGGGCACATTACCCCTTCCTGAAAAACGCGAGCAGGCGGTCCTTGTAGTCGGGGGCTTCGTCGTAAACGGCGTGCCCATAGCCCTCGTACATGTAGAGTTCGCAGGGAACGCCTTCGCTTTTGAGTTTGTCGTAAATTTCGAGGGAAGCCTCGGGAGTCACCACATGGTCTTCCGACGCACCGATGACGAGCACCGGGCACTTGATTTCACCCAGGCGGTCCTGCGTGTTGATGAGTCCGCAGGTGCTGGAAATCTTGGCGAAGCGGTCCAGCTCGGCATCCGAAATGTGGCTGTACATTTTGAGTAACGCCCGACGGAAGCGTTCCAAATAAGCCTTAGAGAACGCATTGTCCACAAACGATTCCACAAGGTCGGTAGTCCTACCCTCGCGGGCGGCAGCCGTCCAGCCGCCAATCACTTCGAGCTGGAGTTTTTTTGCACGGGACGTAGACGAGCCCAGCACCAGGCGGCGTACCTTCTCGGGATGCTCTATGGCCAGTAACTGCGAAATCATTCCGCCCTGCGACGTTCCAAAGACATCGGCAGTTTGTATGTGGAGGGCGTCCATTGTAGCCGAGATGTCGTCCGCCATCATTTGAAGCGAAAAGTCCTCGGGCACATCCTTACGGCGATCCAGCAAATAAACCGTATAATCTTCCTCAAACATGCGGTAGGCTTTCTCGACGAAAGCCGCCGAAGCCGTAATGGGCTTAAGGCTCAGCCCCGGGACAATGACCAGGTTTTTGGGCCCCGAACCAAAGCGCACGTAGTCCATCTCGAATGTTTCCGTTGAAACCGTATGTACCAAATTTTCCATATTCAACACCTCTAAAACACTTTAAACCCAATAGTGCGGAACATCGCCGCGTAGTATTCCGCCTTCTTTTCGAGCTTCATGGGATACGCGCGGCTCGAGCTCGGCATGCGGAACTGCAAGAATTTCTCACCCTTATAGGTGAACCGGCTGAAGCTACCTACGGCGGGCTTCTCGGCGCCGCTCCACTCGCACAGCACATCGGTCGCCTTCTCCCCCGTCGTCACGATGGCGCGGCACTCCGGGATTTTTTTCAAAAGCTTGGCGATGTCGGTATTCTCGGCGACTTCCAAAAACTGATCCGCCGCGTTCGCCTTGAGGCGCCGCACGGCACAAGCGGTATCGTACAGTGCTACACCCGTTTGCAAAACGAATTCGACCACACGTTCGCGGTTGAATGTGCGATTGTCCTCGTTCAAAAAATGCGTCTTGTCCCCGAAAAAAACATGCCCAAAAATCCGCCACATGTCGTTTTGCGGATTCGGGTAGTAAAAGTCCATGCACCAGCGATGCCGCGGCGGCGGAAAACTCCCGAGCATCAGGAGTTTGGCGTTTGCCGGCAAAAACGGCTTGAGCGGATGTTTTTCGACGGGGATTTCCATGCCGTGAATGTAGCTTTATATATTGTTCAAAAAACAAGAATCCATTATGAGTGAAGTGAATTTCAGCGAAAAACTCGCCACAAAAATCGCCTTTTTTTTTGTAAATTTTCTAGTAAAACAAAGTGCTTTATCTCACACCTCAAAATCCGTAAGTTTTTCGTAAGTTTGCTTGATACTGCAGCAAATGCAAATCAACATCAATGTCCACAAACACCCTCCGGCCTCATAACCGCTTTTTAAAAAAGAGATTATTTTAAAGAATGGTTGTTTTTTAAAGGGGTGTTTTATGAAACGTATTCTAGCCGCAATCGTCGCAGGCGCTGCGACATTGTCCACCGCCGCCATCGACATTTCCGTTGACGCGCAAAAAGGCATCAAGAAGATTTCGCCATACATTTACGGGCGTAACATCGATAAAATCAGTGACACCAAGGCCGAAAGCGACTCCACCGAAGAGGCGTTTATCGCACAGATGCTCGACGCGGGCATCCACATGATGCGCGCGAACAACGGCAACAACTCCACGCGCTACAACTGGCGCCACAAAATGACGGTTCACCCGGACTGGTTCAACAACGTGTATGCGCACGACTGGGACATCACCGCAAAAAAGGTGCTCGACAAGATGCCGGGCGTCGACGCGATGTACGCCTTCCAGCTCACGGGCTACGCGGCAAGCAGCACCGAATACAACTTCCCCGACTGGAACTGGAAACAGGAACACGGCTCGTATCCGTCACGGTCATTCGACCTCGCGGGCGGTGGCGAAGTATCGGAAGACGGCCAGACGCTCATCAAGGCGGGCGACGCCTCGCTCTACAACATGGAATGGCCTGCCGATTCTACGGTCGGAATCATCCCGCACTGGAAGGATGAACTCAAGTACGACATGAGCCGTTTTAAATACTGGAGCATGGACAACGAGATAGAAATCTGGCGCGGCACGCACAACGACTTGGACCTGCCCGTCACGGGAGACTTTCTCGTAGAGCGCTATATCGACGTGGCCAAGAAGGCGCGCGCCGCCTGGGGCGATATCAAGCTCACCGGCCCGGTGGTCGCTAATGAATGGCAATGGTGCCACATCAATGCCTACAACGACGAAAGCAGGCCCAAGATCGACGGCCAGGAATACTGCTGGCTCGAGTTCTTCACCAAGAAAATCGCCGAAGCGCAAAAGGCGAGCGGCATGCGGCTCCTCGACGTATTTGACATCCACTGGTACCCCACCGAAAAGGACTACGAAAGCCGCGTCAACTGGCACCGCGTTCTGTTCGACACCACCTACTACTACAAGGGCGGTAACGGTGTGCGCTGCGCCACAGGCAAGTGCGACTGGAGCGACAAGGAGAAGGGCTACAGGTCCTACATCTTCGTGCGCATCAACAACTGGCTCGAAAAATACTTTGGCAAGGATCACGGAATCACGCTCGGCATCACCGAGACAGACCTGAACGATTCTGATCCTATGGTGACAGCGCTCATCTATGCGTCTTTCCTCGGAACCATGCAGGACAACGGTGTTGAGATTTTCACCCCGTGGACATGGGGCGACGGCATGTACGAAACGGTGCACCTGTTCAGCCGCTACGGCCACCCGAACCGCGTGCAGTCCACCTCCAGCAATGACTCGCTGGTGTCCGCCTACAGTTCCATCAGCAACAAGGGCGACTCGCTCACGGTCATCTTCGTGAACCGCGCCGAAAAAGACGCCCAAGACGTGAACCTCAGTCTCGCAAACTTCGCCTCCGACGGAAAGGTCAAAACGCTCACCTTGCAAAATCTCCAAGGCGAAACATTCGTTTCGCACACAAGCAACGCGCTACAGGCAGGAACCGCGACAGCCTCCGACAACAAGGTTGCACTCAAACTCCCCGCAAAGTCAATTACTGCGGTATTGCTCACTACGGCAACGCCGATCGTCGTAGACGCCATCAGGCCAAAAGCCACGATTCGCCCCGCGCCCCAATACGGAACCACAAGGATCTTCGACACCAAGGGCCGAAACGTCACGCACACCCGCACAAGCCCCGGGTATTATATTCTGCGATAAAAAAACTCCTGATGGCCGGCATGCACCTGCCCCCTCCGGGATTCGCGGAGTAAGGGCTTTGCCGCTTAGTTGCAACTTGACTAAAATCGCACAGATTAAAAAAGACCGCAGCGGAGTGCTACGGTCAAAATTTTTTTTGGCGTTCCCTTGCCTACGGCAAGGGCGAGCTATATTGCAAGGCGCCCCGTGCGCACCTGCGGCACACCCGCGCCGCTCTTGCAACCAAGCCTCGCTTCGCGAGTCTTGTCCCCAAGGGGTCACTATCCCTAACGATTAATAACCAAAATAACTTTAAGTTTATTCTTCTATACACCTGACTCGTAAATAAACGGCCCAACCTCCTTTTGGACATTCGACAGGTGATAGTCCCAATCCACTTACTTTATAACACTCAAAAGCTGTTTCACCAACCTTTCTATTCTTGCCACCATTAACTTGGCCATAATATACAGGTCCTACATTGTCGAACATACATGATGCATTGAAACCAACAGAATTTTTTCCGCCCTTGCATGACGTTGAACTAAGACGGCTGCCGATTTCACTCCATATACGCCTTTCTTGTTTTGCAGTCATATTTTCTGTCACTAAATCAGAAGCTACAAACTGCGTTAATTTCATAAAATCATTGGTTGTTGGCAATCTCCACCCCTTAGGACAGATATTCTCATCTGAATCAATTGTTGAAAGAAAATCATACTCCCTAATGCAATCGTCAGGATCCACACCACGGTAATCTGCACATTTTGAAAATTTTGTTTCAAACCTGTAATCTTCAGCCATCCAATGTTGCTTTCCTATTTTTACAGTCTTGTATTTGTATCCGTCCCTATCGGAAACGGTTCCTGCTAATGCAAAAGATGTTGTGGCTAATATTGTAACCATACACAATATTATTTTATTTATTTTTCTCATGATTGACTCCTTGTTTGTTGTTAAATACATTTGAAATTCACTTGGAGGAAATGCTATCTGCTGAAGCATAAAGACAAACTTCTAGGACACGAATCTTAGAACATTTAGCAGGAATAAAGTTTTTTCGCACAAGTTCTTTTTTGATTCTTGAAATCTTTGTGATATTTTTTCTATCCATTACAAGAGATCTTAACTTATTCGTGTAACTTATGTAGTTGTTAATATCTTTTGAAAGATTATGTTTCGGCTTGCCAAGAATCGTTTTATAAACTCTTGAATCGTATATCGGATACAATTCAGGATTGACAAAGTGAAGAAGTTTACTAGCACCAACAATAGAGTCGTTGGTTAGCCGAGTGACCTCTGAAAGAAAAGAGCCATCAACACAGCCTTTAGTAATTTGTTTTTTCCATTCGCTAGGATTTCCTTCCAATGCTATATTCTGAATCATTGTCGGCATCCAACCATATGCCATATGGGCTAAACCAACTAACATTGTTTTGTCAAATTTGCTTATAGCACGTTGCGCAAATTCAAGCATCGGACCATATGTTGTCAACAGTTGGTTGTTAGGAGACAGTTCTTCTAGCCCGTAAGCCAAATTGATAAAAAAGTCTAATGAGAGAACTTCAACTTTTGCTATAAATTTGTTCATTGCAATCTCCTTGCTTGTCAATCTTCAGAATTGAAAGCCTTGAAATCATAGTCTTAATGAATTCCGCCCCTGCTCAACAAGGAACTTCGCCAAATTTTGTATGAATACAAAAAAGGCGCAGATCGTTGCATTTATCCAAACGGGGCTCTAGACTGCCTCTACACGATAAACACAAACGACCCACGCCCCAAAAGGGCTGTTGCCATTGGTCGATACGACCATAAATCAGCCGAATAGCTGACACGACAAACCGAGATATGCCGAAAACGGCATATCTGCGTGAGCGTTCGCCTTGTCCTCGTGTATTTGGAAGTGTCTAGATTCCGTTTGGAGAACAAGAGCAAAAACTCTTTTACTCTTTAAAAATAACATAAAAACGGGCGAAAAGCCCTGATAGTTTACAAAAAAGTTCTTTTTTGCAATGAAAATGGCGATTCTTCGCTATTTTGTAAAGAGGAAAGAGTGTTTTTAGGGAGAAAAAGGAATAGAAAGGGCCTATTTCTTATCGTGGACCAACGACAACAGCAAATTAAAAAGTTTTTCACCGATAAAGCGGTTCATGCCCCTAAGCATAGTAACGCTTTGGTCAATTTCATCTGCAGTAAGCAACTTCTTCTGATATGCGGCAAAGAGAATGCCTATGCTTCCGGT encodes the following:
- a CDS encoding alpha/beta fold hydrolase, with the protein product MENLVHTVSTETFEMDYVRFGSGPKNLVIVPGLSLKPITASAAFVEKAYRMFEEDYTVYLLDRRKDVPEDFSLQMMADDISATMDALHIQTADVFGTSQGGMISQLLAIEHPEKVRRLVLGSSTSRAKKLQLEVIGGWTAAAREGRTTDLVESFVDNAFSKAYLERFRRALLKMYSHISDAELDRFAKISSTCGLINTQDRLGEIKCPVLVIGASEDHVVTPEASLEIYDKLKSEGVPCELYMYEGYGHAVYDEAPDYKDRLLAFFRKG
- a CDS encoding MBL fold metallo-hydrolase, with translation MKMTFIAVSALAGLLAACSSNTENKAESAAQIESATPAAKAENATQITDTKIVTLSDASTFTWIKDNEGTKLNPRTLFSDASDSLYASIGMPDGIPATVSTFLAKIDGEHILFDAGLGDFGGQLARHLGELGVNPDDIKLIYLTHLHMDHISGLVKKTDAGMERVFKNAAVYLSQVEHDAWMNDIEKNDMQKAILGVYADSLHLFAFGDSLPHKVLTIDAVGHTPGHTAFRYGEMLIIGDLMHGFALQINHPEINSNYDMDKAKSIESRKRILDYAKQNNLTMAGMHLPEPGFAK
- a CDS encoding glycoside hydrolase family 44 protein; the encoded protein is MKRILAAIVAGAATLSTAAIDISVDAQKGIKKISPYIYGRNIDKISDTKAESDSTEEAFIAQMLDAGIHMMRANNGNNSTRYNWRHKMTVHPDWFNNVYAHDWDITAKKVLDKMPGVDAMYAFQLTGYAASSTEYNFPDWNWKQEHGSYPSRSFDLAGGGEVSEDGQTLIKAGDASLYNMEWPADSTVGIIPHWKDELKYDMSRFKYWSMDNEIEIWRGTHNDLDLPVTGDFLVERYIDVAKKARAAWGDIKLTGPVVANEWQWCHINAYNDESRPKIDGQEYCWLEFFTKKIAEAQKASGMRLLDVFDIHWYPTEKDYESRVNWHRVLFDTTYYYKGGNGVRCATGKCDWSDKEKGYRSYIFVRINNWLEKYFGKDHGITLGITETDLNDSDPMVTALIYASFLGTMQDNGVEIFTPWTWGDGMYETVHLFSRYGHPNRVQSTSSNDSLVSAYSSISNKGDSLTVIFVNRAEKDAQDVNLSLANFASDGKVKTLTLQNLQGETFVSHTSNALQAGTATASDNKVALKLPAKSITAVLLTTATPIVVDAIRPKATIRPAPQYGTTRIFDTKGRNVTHTRTSPGYYILR
- a CDS encoding anaerobic C4-dicarboxylate transporter; protein product: MTIAMILELLVVLLALYVGSRYGSLALGAISGIGLAILVLCVGMTPGKPPSDVIYIIIAAVTCAGVMQASGGMDWLIQLAERLLRKHPNHITFLAPLCTFFLTVLVGTGHVVYTLMPIICDISLKKGIRPERPCGVASIASQVGITCSPIAAAVASFVIISNANGFGVNNLQVIAITIPACLCGLMAAAAASYKRGLDLDKDPAFQARLADPETKNYMYGNTVSVLDKEVPKSAKAAVFIFLGALAIIVLFSICQILGHDIRPLIPTGKVVDGVAQMKPLAMNIIIQIIMISAAGLMIVFCKANPKKAVAGAVWQSGMVAVIAIYGIAWLADTYFTNYMDVMQGGLKGVVEHYPWAMAFAFFAVSVLINSQGAVVVAMLPLAYKLGIEGPVLLGILPSVYGYFFIPNYPSDIATVNFDRSGTTVIGKYLLNHSFMMPGLISVVVSTIVGTLIVKVFY
- a CDS encoding DNA alkylation repair protein; this encodes MTEFQKKLFDLRDVEYAAFQAKLTPTVPAELFIGVRVPQVRTLAKELVKSSQYKPTKFAQTAVSKFLSQLPHKYYDENMLHGLLISEMEDFDTCVAAVDDFLPFVDNWAVCDIMSPKVFKKHKPELLKKIREWAGSNDVYTCRFGLEMLMKYFLDADFKPEYLKLPAAARGEDYYVKMMVAWFFATALAKQWTATIPYIEKQKLALWTHNKAIQKAVESYRITDSQKDYLRSLKK
- the gltA gene encoding NADPH-dependent glutamate synthase; translated protein: MSEHLTREQLDAAAKVELEKINALPKPLKPKDKTAIPAQPMPQLEPSYRARVMEEVAQGYTEAQAIVEANRCLACKNQPCVESCPVHIDIPAFIAKIAEGDFKAAIAKIKETSLLPAICGRVCPQERQCQMNCTMGKMHKDVNQAVAIGRLERFAADYERNNGGASVPAVKPATGKKVAVIGSGPAGLVVAADVRREGHDVTIFEAFHKLGGVVRYGIPEFRLPKKIVDNEIESLAAMGVKFETNFVIGRTRKLKDLIEKDGFDAVFVGTGAGLPLFMNIEGENLVGVFAANEYLTRANLMRAYDKEHADTPMWPGKNVVVLGGGNVAMDAARMALRLGAEKVRIVYRRSMNELPARKEEVLHAQEEGVEFCVLQNPAKILGDEAGHVRGMLVDKYELGEPDEKGRPRPVKVEGASFEIECDTVLVAIGNGSNPLISNTTPELSVDKKGHILLEDAAANKTFMEKVYAGGDIVLGAATVILAMGEGRRAAAGINEFLKK
- a CDS encoding uracil-DNA glycosylase family protein; this translates as MEIPVEKHPLKPFLPANAKLLMLGSFPPPRHRWCMDFYYPNPQNDMWRIFGHVFFGDKTHFLNEDNRTFNRERVVEFVLQTGVALYDTACAVRRLKANAADQFLEVAENTDIAKLLKKIPECRAIVTTGEKATDVLCEWSGAEKPAVGSFSRFTYKGEKFLQFRMPSSSRAYPMKLEKKAEYYAAMFRTIGFKVF
- a CDS encoding FISUMP domain-containing protein — translated: MLQQIAFPPSEFQMYLTTNKESIMRKINKIILCMVTILATTSFALAGTVSDRDGYKYKTVKIGKQHWMAEDYRFETKFSKCADYRGVDPDDCIREYDFLSTIDSDENICPKGWRLPTTNDFMKLTQFVASDLVTENMTAKQERRIWSEIGSRLSSTSCKGGKNSVGFNASCMFDNVGPVYYGQVNGGKNRKVGETAFECYKVSGLGLSPVECPKGGWAVYLRVRCIEE
- a CDS encoding very short patch repair endonuclease produces the protein MKKKRAPLTRSQMMQAVHSENTKPEVRVRRELFKEGFRYRLHRRDLPGTPDLFILKYGVVVFVNGCFWHQHGCKFTSRPKSNSSFWNNKFDNNIVRDVKTAWKLSLLGYRVATVWECSLAVDFDHAIERLVAFIKSDEETIEI
- a CDS encoding sulfide/dihydroorotate dehydrogenase-like FAD/NAD-binding protein → MAKILFKKQLSPAVFQFRVEAPLIAQERKAGQFIILQTNKDNGERVPLTIADADTTEGSITLIFQTVGKTTTELSKFEVGDDIPVLVGPLGSPTHIENFGHVVCVCGGVGIAPMHPIVQAMKKAGNKVTIIMGARNESLFLMKEEMTALADEIIFMTDDGSYGRKGLVTEPLKELCEDTKGKPDMVLAIGPPIMMKFCALTTKPYGVKTVVSLNSIMVDGTGMCGGCRVTIGGKTKFVCVDGPEFDGHEVDWNNMLQRMGAFKPQEQEALHRFGANDGHKCNIDKMADAKAKESK